The following DNA comes from Brassica oleracea var. oleracea cultivar TO1000 chromosome C5, BOL, whole genome shotgun sequence.
GTTGGTACTTGTTCCAGGAACATCTGCTGCTTATCTTGTGTATCCTGGCTGACCATGCTTCTCTTAGATTTGTTTGCTCTTGTGAACCTTTTTAATTGCGCATACTACTCTCTGCTTTACAAACCGAAAGTCTCAACCTTTTAGATTCCTTAATTGAGATTAGTACTCTCTGCTTCTCATCTTGTTGATCTTGGCGGAGCTTGGAGCTGCTGCGTTTATTTTCTTCGACAACAGCTGGAGAGATGTGAGTTTCTTTCTTCTTCTTTTCTTGGGCTTTAGGTTTCATGTTGTCTCAAGTCAGGACTGTACTCAATTCTTAGCTAACCATTTTGTATATCTGTTCTCTAGGAAATTCCTTCTGACAGGACTGGAAACTTCGACACCATCTATAATTTCCTCAGAGAAAACTGGAACATTGTGAGATGGGTAGCTCTAGGAGCCGTTGTTTTCGAGGTAAGAGCAAGCAAACTTTTGATATCAATTTTAAATATTTTTTATGAATAAAACTTGTCTGCAAATCTCTCTTTAAAAGTTTAATATCCCTGTGTAAGGGCTTGTATGGTCTTTACATTGAGATACTACTCAGAATATTGTAATGGAAACATACTATCACCTCGAAAAACTCTTAATGCTGTCTTGTTTCCTCGCAGGCTTTGCTTTTCTTGCTTGCCCTTATGGTTAGGGCAGCTAATACACCAGCGGAGTATGACAGTGATGACGAGTTTATTACTCCACCAAGGCAGATCAGGCAGCCATTCATCAACCGCCAACCCGCCCCTGTTACTGGTGTCCCAGTCGCTCCTACTTTAGACCAACGCCCGAGCCGCAGTGACCCTTGGAGTGCACGTATGAGGGAGAAGGTAACATGATTAAATTGCGTAAAAGCTTTTGAAACAACAGGTGAAAAGAAACGAGATACTGAGATTCGCTGATGTGTTTTTTTGTTGAACCAGTATGGGCTTGACACATCTGAGTTCACATACAATCCCTCAGAGTCGCACCGGTTCCAGCAAATGCCAACGCAACCAAATGAAGAAAAGGGTCGATGCACCATCATGTGAGTCCATGCTAAAAGGTCTTCGAAAGAGAGAGTTCAGTCAGTTCTCTTTTCCTGTTTTCTTGTCTTCGTGTGTAGCAATCAAGAGAGTCAGTGAAACTAGAGGGTTGTTTCTAGGTTGATGATGATTGACTCTTAGCATTGGAGATCTGTCTAATCAACCTAGAAAACTCTTTTTGTTGTGTCTTTGTAGTCGTTTGTAATTTCATATTTGGTTGTTTGATTCGGTCCTATAATTCTTATTATATATAAAATTCATCTGCTTCATCATGTTATCTAAGTTTTAAGACTAAGTTTTATGAGAGTTTTCATGAATACACACACCTGAACATGTTAAAGAGAGTCGAGAAGATATACTTTTTTGGTTCTTCATTTGGTCAATAATTCGGTACGTAAACGCAGCGGTAGAGACTAGCGACAACGAAAAAACACGGAGAACAAAGAAATTAATGTAAAATATCACGGTGGTGAGAGTGGAATAGGAACAGAAGTTGCCGCTGGCGACTCAAATAATTCCGGAGTCTGACGCTCTTTTATCTGGCGTTCCACAATTTCTCTCGGTTTCTCCGCTTCTTAACGTCAAAGTGATCGCTGCGTCTTTCACAAGCAAAAAAATTTCACCATTCCTTTTGTACTTTTGATCGCTGTCGCTGCCGCAGCGTTAACGCTCCGAACAGGGCTACAATCTTCATTTGGTGAACTCCATCGAGTCCAGATTTGAACAATTTCAAATATACGAAAAAACTTTTGGATTTATGTTTAATTTAAAAAAACTAAAAGTGATACTTTGAGAACATCATGTTTAAATTTTGAAATTTCTTTAACAGAATGGTACGCATTTAAACATAGTTCGAGAATCAATATTCATGGAAATTCAAAAGTCTACCGAGTGCTCGACCTTTTTTTTAAAAAAAAGTGAAATATTATTATCAAAACATAGGTTGATTATTTCAGTATCGGTCGCCACAGCTTAAAGAAGTTTTTTGAAGTTGAAACTGATAAAATTATTTTTCGTTCTACTATTTCACAAGAAATGTTAACTAGGTTGGCTACAAGAAAAAAATGTAAAAAAAAGTTATATTTCAACAATAAATGATCTAAATATCACTGTTTTTTAAGTAGTGCTAATAGCTTTGCTTTGTTCATAATCATAACCTTGAAAAGCTTGTTACTCAAAGAAGATCAACTTTAATCATCAAGGGCCGATGACCCAAAAAGAAGCAATTAAGGGCCCAGACGAATGCATGTGGCAAAGTAGTTGTTGGGTCAAAGAAATAAAAAGAGTTGATAAAAATAGCAGGAACTAAATCAGATGATATACCAAGACAACAAACCGGTCAGATAACTTGATGTCATACATAATTTTCTTGTGCTTTATCAGTTTGTAATGATACCTTTACCAGCTCGCAATTGAAAGTGTACACACTTTAGGAGAAATAGCAATTGACGTTGTGGACATTCGCAAAAGAAGAGGGCTTTCCCCACATATATAAATAATAAAAGATAAAAACAGCATCTGTGGGTTCTCATGTGAATTAACTAACTACGGTCGTTGTATACTATAACAGTCTAGAAGCAAAGGCATCACACCCGTCGAACAAAATTTCAGCCCTCGACCTCTCTCAGTCCCGCGAGCTTTGCATCAGCTCAAACCACTGCAAATAAACACATTAAAGAAAAATACATTTCAAGTACATGACAGTGGTTTTCTATTTTCCCATACAAAAGACAGCAAGTGGACAAAGAAAATGTGTACCTGTCTCTGGACATCACCAAGTGTTCTGGGTAAGGCTTCAATATCTCTCAGCACAATGTAGTATGGGAAGGGGAATGAGGAGACCTTAATTCTTTCTTTCCACTCCTTCAATGCATCACCAACGTTCCTATAAGGATTTACCTTGGTTTGTTGAGATCGATGACTGGCTCTGAGGAAATTCCATCTTTGGTATGCTGTCCGTCAACGTCTCACCACTGGCCATGCTAGTCATCGTGAATTTCATCTCAGTGTTCCTACCCGAAGGCGGATCCATTGAATCTGTGAGTTCATCCGAAACATTAATAGCTGCCAAATTTTCTTGTGGTGCTGTACTTCCTGCCCCCAATCCGTTAAATCCGTGAGGATTGTGTGAACCAGCGTCCACGCCGGAAATATTATCATTACAGACGTTCGGCTTCATGTCTTCTGACATGACGACTTCTTTTCCTTCTATCGGTTCCGTTTCACATTTCTGTTCAAGATCATTTCCAGGATCTTTTTGGGGTGATTCAGACACATCTTCAGCCCCAGCCTCCGTTGTTTCCTCAGCAGGCTCTTGACTCTCTTCATCATTTTCACCTTCTTCAGGATGCTTTTGATCTTCCGGACAAGGTTCTTCCTGCTCATCTTCCTTTTCAACCTCATCTGTTTTGTCAATCTGCATGGCATCATCAGTCTGTTCATTGTCCAATTCAGGAGTTGGTCCAGATGTATCTGTAAGTGCTTCATTTTGGTTCTTGATTTCATCTTCTAAATTTTCGGGTTCACCAAAATTATCCTAATCCACATTCTCATCGTTTCCTTCTTCCGGTTTGTCTGAAGTATTGGACTCCTCAGGCTCATCGGCAGTGTCAACACCATCATCATCCTTGGCTCGTAGCTCCCTTGAACTTGTGTCCTTGTCAGCAACAGATGGTCCAGATTCATTCTTCTCATTCTTATTTCCTGCCTCCTCATCTTCATCTTTGCCCCACGGCTTTTCATCAGCTTTTTCAGCATCAGAACCCGCATCTCCCAGTTTAGAGTCCAACTGCTCATCCTCGCTTTCCTCGTCCTCCTTGTCTTCTTCCGAATCTTCACTAAGACTATATTCTTTGCCCTCAAATTCTTCGGTCATCTCAATGCCTTTATTCTTATCCAGCACATTGTCCGGGGTATCTTGCTCTTTCTCTTCTTCTTCCTGCAAAGACAACACGGAAGAAAAAATCTAGATTGGTGAAAATTTTCCATGCAAAATTCGGGAATGAAAGACGATATATACCTTGCCACGCAGTTGATCTTCATCTTCTATTTGGTCACTTACATCTTTTGCTCCCACACCATCTCCCATTCCAGTACCTTTTGCAGCTTCTGATTTTTCATCTTTAGAGTCATCATCTTCATCGTTTTTGGAGATGCCAAACCCTTTTGTAAATAGATCAGCCAGAAAAGTTGCAAGGACATGGGTTATCAATGACACCTACAAAACAAAAGTTCACAAGGTACCAAAATATTCAATTTATAGGATAACGTTATAGCCCAGACGAGTATAACTATTGCTCCGAATGCCTAGGAAAGAACAGCAAAGGATTAAAAACAACATACCGTTTTACTTATCGCCAAAAACTCTTGGAGGTAAAAATCGCCAAAGTTCAATAAAAGTTCCAAAAATGCTTGAAGTTGCTTCAACTGGTCCCCAACACAAGCTGAAAGGACGCCCGATGAGTTCAATAGTTTTTCCTGAGAAAATAACAGCCTCAGTTCAATTTAGGTTTGAAGAAAAATAGTATCCCGTAGGTAAAAAAATAATCTGACTTACAATGGAACCAAATGTTTCTGACAGCAGTTTGCATAAGTTATCAAGGTTAAGGTCATTTTTTGCCTTCTTAAGCAGACCATCCCATATAGTAATATTCCCTTCCTCTTCTTGAGAAACACTTCTGTCTTTATAAGAGCAAAGCTTTCCAATCACATCCTTAACATTTTCAAATGCATTTGCTAAATTTGCTTCAAGAGCAGATTGTTCCTTGGGTTCCATTCCGGTTGATTGGTCTCCCGTTTTCAGTAAACAGTTCAGATTTTTAGCCAGCAATTTCCCCTGCGTTAAATTCATTTCTTAAATCCTACTCTAGAACCCTAAAAACAATCTATATGCTAGGCTAGAATCCACAAAGGATGAACAAAGATGGGATACCTCTTTAAAGACGGAGGCAAAATGACTAAGAAGAACGTTTATAGCATAGGTTTTCTCATTGTCTTCACAGAAAGCCGAAATTTGATTTTCAAGGTCCGTAAGCTGATTAAAGTTGTGGCATAGCAGCTTAACCATATGCTGTGTGACAAACTGATTACGACAGCTACGTGGCGTAATGATAAAACCGTTGGAATCAAGTAGAAGCCTATCCAGTGAAGCCTGATGAAAAACACATCTTCAGACCATTGCAAGAAATAACATACATTAGAGGATTGAAAAGAAGCGCGAGGATTCTGCACCTTAGAATTCAACAGTTTGACAGGAGTCCAAGTGTGTACTTCCAACGGT
Coding sequences within:
- the LOC106343399 gene encoding tobamovirus multiplication protein 2A; this encodes MACRGCLECLLKLLNFLLAVAGLGMIGYGIYLFVEYQRATDNNSLNFTGDDQSYVSFGRPMLMSVALSSNVFDNLPKAWFIYLFIGIGVALFVISCCGCVGTCSRNICCLSCYSLLLILLILAELGAAAFIFFDNSWRDEIPSDRTGNFDTIYNFLRENWNIVRWVALGAVVFEALLFLLALMVRAANTPAEYDSDDEFITPPRQIRQPFINRQPAPVTGVPVAPTLDQRPSRSDPWSARMREKYGLDTSEFTYNPSESHRFQQMPTQPNEEKGRCTIM